One genomic window of Bartonella sp. JB63 includes the following:
- the recG gene encoding ATP-dependent DNA helicase RecG, whose product MRPSLLNPLFTSINTLAGINIKICSLIAKVLNINLIQREPTLIDILRLMPHSVIDRRKQPGIAFAQEGDIVTLDITIDQHIPPTNHTRSPYHVIGHDQTGTINLIFFHAQRSWLEKQLPEGKKVIVSGKVERFKGQLSMIHPDHIVFHEQLNQIPFIEPVYPSTAGLSTKTLRRVMQKALEHIPPLPEWIEESVKKEHNFSSFSVALRRIHAPINPDDLSLESAARKRLAYDEFFASQIALGLVRLETKSLSGTSRPPTGAYTKKLLEILPFQLTNGQIKAIKDIESDLASPEPMLRLLQGDVGTGKTIVALMAIAQIAENGGQSALMVPTEVLARQHFATITPFAEKIGLQTTLLTGREKGKVRANILDAILSGETSIIIGTHALIQENVTYNNLALTIIDEQHRFGVHQRLTLTVKGNKPDMLVMTATPIPRTLVLTSYGDMDVSKITDKPIGRQPITTATIPSERINELIERIATALQKKEKIYWICPIVEESIALELTSIESRFASLQKQFGARVGMIHGKMSTNEKEAVMTSFKNANICILVATTVIEVGVDIPDASIIIIEHAEHFGLAQLHQLRGRVGRGDKKSSCILIYKGPLTKTAEARLNIMRNTEDGFKIAEEDLRLRGEGELLGTRQSGMPEFYIANLAVHSDLLLIAKKNAHLFLKRDPNLSSEQGQAVRLLLYLFGRDDAVQLLCAG is encoded by the coding sequence ATGCGTCCAAGCCTTCTGAATCCACTCTTTACCTCTATTAACACCCTTGCAGGAATTAATATAAAAATATGTTCTTTAATTGCCAAAGTTTTAAATATCAATCTTATTCAACGTGAACCCACTCTTATTGATATTCTCCGATTGATGCCTCATTCTGTTATAGACCGTAGAAAACAACCCGGCATTGCTTTCGCACAAGAAGGAGATATTGTTACTCTTGATATTACTATCGATCAACATATACCACCAACGAATCATACCCGATCGCCTTACCATGTCATCGGTCATGATCAAACAGGTACAATAAATTTAATATTTTTTCATGCTCAACGCTCTTGGCTAGAAAAGCAATTGCCAGAAGGAAAAAAAGTAATCGTATCAGGTAAAGTAGAGCGGTTTAAAGGACAGCTCTCAATGATTCATCCTGATCATATAGTTTTTCATGAACAATTAAATCAAATTCCATTCATTGAACCAGTCTATCCCTCTACTGCCGGGCTCTCTACAAAAACATTAAGACGCGTAATGCAAAAAGCTCTCGAACATATTCCTCCCTTACCAGAATGGATAGAGGAAAGTGTAAAAAAGGAGCACAATTTTTCTTCTTTTTCTGTTGCTTTACGACGTATTCATGCCCCTATTAATCCTGATGATCTCAGTTTAGAAAGTGCAGCGCGTAAGCGCCTTGCCTATGATGAATTTTTTGCGAGTCAAATAGCTCTTGGTCTTGTGCGCTTAGAAACTAAATCACTTTCAGGGACTTCCCGTCCACCAACAGGTGCTTATACTAAAAAACTACTTGAAATCCTGCCTTTCCAGCTTACAAATGGACAAATAAAAGCAATAAAAGATATTGAAAGTGACTTAGCCTCACCTGAACCCATGTTAAGGCTTCTTCAAGGCGATGTAGGAACAGGAAAAACTATAGTTGCACTGATGGCAATAGCTCAAATTGCCGAAAATGGAGGGCAATCAGCCTTAATGGTTCCAACAGAAGTCCTTGCTCGACAACACTTTGCTACAATCACTCCTTTTGCTGAAAAAATCGGTTTACAAACAACTCTATTAACCGGACGAGAAAAAGGGAAAGTGCGCGCAAATATCCTTGATGCTATTTTATCAGGAGAAACTTCTATCATTATTGGTACCCACGCTCTGATACAGGAAAATGTTACCTATAATAATCTTGCCTTAACTATTATTGATGAGCAGCATCGTTTTGGTGTACATCAACGTCTTACCCTTACAGTAAAAGGCAATAAACCTGACATGCTTGTTATGACAGCGACCCCTATTCCACGTACGTTGGTACTAACATCTTATGGTGATATGGACGTATCAAAAATTACAGACAAACCAATTGGACGGCAACCCATTACAACCGCCACAATTCCTTCAGAACGGATCAATGAACTTATAGAACGAATTGCTACTGCGTTACAAAAAAAAGAAAAAATTTATTGGATCTGTCCTATTGTAGAAGAATCTATAGCTCTCGAGCTTACTTCCATTGAAAGTCGTTTTGCGAGCTTACAAAAACAGTTTGGTGCTCGCGTCGGTATGATACATGGAAAGATGTCTACTAATGAAAAAGAAGCAGTAATGACATCTTTTAAAAATGCAAATATATGTATTTTGGTTGCAACTACAGTCATTGAAGTGGGAGTGGATATTCCTGATGCTTCAATCATTATTATAGAACATGCAGAACATTTCGGCCTTGCACAACTGCACCAATTACGTGGACGTGTTGGACGAGGAGATAAAAAATCCTCCTGTATTCTAATATACAAAGGCCCTCTCACCAAAACAGCTGAAGCACGTCTTAATATCATGCGAAATACAGAAGATGGTTTTAAAATTGCTGAAGAGGATTTGCGTTTACGGGGTGAAGGCGAACTTTTAGGAACACGACAATCCGGTATGCCTGAATTCTATATAGCAAACCTTGCAGTACATAGTGATCTTCTACTTATAGCAAAGAAGAATGCGCATTTATTTTTAAAACGCGATCCTAATCTTTCTTCAGAACAAGGACAAGCTGTACGATTGCTTCTGTATCTTTTTGGACGTGATGATGCGGTTCAGCTATTATGTGCAGGTTAA
- the dnaE gene encoding DNA polymerase III subunit alpha: MSGKKRKTLNNKDSLPRFIHLRVHSAYSLLEGALKIKQIIQHAISDHMPAIAITDTNNLFGALEFSQYCFADGIQPIIGCQLAIDFGDENCNSSLAKLRHPSDYSSIVLFAASETGYAHLVRLVSRAYLDKNDTDLPHIKANLLLTHHEGIIALTGGRSGPINSALAEDRKERAVERLTYLKKIFGDRLYVELQRHGSYDKKVEAALVELAYNYEIPLVATNEAFFLNKEGYAAHDALMAVAEGQVVSNPDRKRVTPDHYLKSQDEMISLFSDLPEALENSVEIALRCHAYAPIRKPILPRFIEKSADISCILEAEAKELLNQAAAGLKMRLETIGLAEGYTIADYEQRLNYEISIITRMQFSGYFLIVSDFIKWAKAQDIPVGPGRGSGAGSLVAYALTITDVDPLRFSLLFERFLNPDRVSMPDFDIDFCQERREEVIRYVQKKYGFDQVAQIITFGKLQARAVLRDVGRVLEVPYRQVDYLTKLVPATPGSNVELAQAIIDEPKFEEEKKKDPVIGRMLDIALQLEGLYRHASTHAAGIVIGDRSLSELVPMYRDPRSDMPVTQFNMKYVEQSGLVKFDFLGLKTLTVLKMAVDFVRRKGTKVDLSHIPLNDEVTYAMMSRGETVGVFQVESTGMRKALIGMRPDCIEDIIALLALYRPGPMENIPIYNTRKHKEEEIASIHPKIDHLVKETQGVIVYQEQVMQIAQVLAGYSLGEADLLRRAMGKKIHKEMQEQRTRFVSGAVDGGIDKDQANVIFDLLAKFADYGFNKSHATAYAIVSYHTAYMKAHHPVEFLAASMTYDMTNTDKLNDFRREALRLGIEVIAPCVQTSHRIFEVGENCIYYSLSAVKGVGDVVVDHIVACRGDKPFRDLEDFCERVDPRIVNKRAMESLIYAGAFDCFNVAREVLLASLLTLNARALRILDNNSSGQIDIFGMIGGLKEPLILSKASPWSPAEKLHYEFQAIGFYFSAHPLIEYQDVLIKKRVQTWNNFSASVKGGATVARLAGTIVAKKIRKTRSGKKMGVIQFSDISGQYEAVIFSEGLSVYGDMLEPGKSFIITVIAEDRSEGISLRIETIQSLEEQSLQHHKMMRLFIKTTDMLPQIEQNLDSKGNGEVAIILIQENGVREVEIALPKKYKVDSRVVNAMKALPGIVDVELS, from the coding sequence GTGTCAGGAAAAAAAAGAAAAACACTAAATAATAAAGATTCTCTCCCTCGTTTTATTCATTTGAGGGTACATTCGGCTTACTCACTTCTTGAGGGTGCTTTAAAGATCAAGCAAATCATTCAGCACGCAATTTCTGATCATATGCCTGCTATAGCTATTACGGATACAAATAATTTATTTGGTGCTTTAGAATTTTCACAATACTGTTTTGCTGATGGTATTCAACCTATTATTGGTTGTCAGCTTGCTATTGATTTTGGTGATGAAAATTGTAACTCGTCTTTAGCTAAATTGCGCCATCCTTCTGATTATTCTTCCATCGTATTATTTGCTGCTAGTGAAACAGGTTATGCACATTTGGTTCGACTTGTTAGTCGCGCGTATCTTGATAAGAATGATACTGATCTTCCTCACATTAAAGCTAATTTGCTCTTGACTCATCATGAAGGAATTATAGCTTTAACTGGTGGCCGAAGTGGTCCGATTAATTCGGCTTTGGCTGAAGATAGAAAAGAACGAGCTGTTGAGCGTTTAACTTATTTGAAGAAAATCTTTGGTGATCGTCTTTATGTTGAATTACAAAGACATGGTTCTTATGATAAGAAGGTAGAAGCAGCTCTCGTTGAATTAGCTTATAACTATGAGATTCCTCTTGTTGCTACTAATGAAGCGTTTTTTCTCAATAAAGAAGGATATGCTGCTCATGATGCACTTATGGCAGTTGCGGAAGGACAAGTTGTCTCTAACCCAGATCGTAAACGTGTGACACCAGATCATTATTTAAAGTCGCAAGATGAAATGATTTCATTGTTTTCTGATCTTCCAGAAGCTTTGGAAAATAGCGTTGAAATTGCTTTACGTTGTCATGCTTATGCACCAATTAGAAAACCAATTTTGCCCCGCTTTATAGAGAAATCTGCAGATATATCTTGTATTTTAGAAGCAGAAGCTAAAGAGTTATTAAATCAGGCTGCAGCAGGTTTAAAAATGCGTCTTGAGACAATTGGTTTGGCAGAAGGTTATACAATCGCAGATTATGAGCAGCGGCTTAATTATGAAATTTCAATTATTACACGGATGCAATTTTCTGGTTATTTTCTCATTGTTTCGGATTTTATCAAATGGGCAAAAGCTCAAGATATTCCCGTCGGTCCAGGGCGTGGTTCTGGTGCTGGCTCGCTCGTTGCTTATGCGTTGACTATTACCGATGTTGATCCTTTGCGCTTTTCTCTTTTATTTGAACGTTTTCTTAATCCAGATCGTGTTTCTATGCCAGATTTTGATATTGATTTTTGTCAAGAACGACGCGAAGAGGTTATTCGTTATGTTCAGAAAAAATATGGCTTTGATCAAGTAGCACAGATCATTACATTTGGTAAATTGCAAGCACGTGCAGTATTGCGTGATGTTGGTCGTGTTTTAGAAGTACCTTATCGTCAGGTAGACTATCTTACAAAATTAGTTCCAGCTACTCCTGGTAGTAATGTTGAGTTAGCACAAGCTATTATCGATGAACCAAAATTTGAAGAAGAAAAGAAAAAGGATCCTGTTATTGGGCGTATGTTGGATATAGCGCTTCAACTAGAAGGACTCTATCGTCATGCCTCCACTCACGCTGCAGGAATTGTTATCGGTGATCGTTCATTATCAGAGCTTGTGCCGATGTATCGTGATCCACGCTCTGATATGCCTGTAACTCAATTTAACATGAAATATGTTGAACAGTCTGGGTTGGTAAAATTTGATTTTCTAGGTTTAAAAACGCTTACTGTTTTAAAAATGGCTGTGGATTTTGTTAGACGAAAAGGTACAAAAGTAGATTTATCGCATATTCCCCTTAATGATGAAGTGACCTACGCTATGATGTCACGTGGTGAGACTGTTGGCGTGTTTCAAGTTGAAAGTACCGGTATGCGTAAAGCACTTATCGGAATGAGACCAGATTGCATTGAAGATATTATTGCGCTTTTAGCACTTTATCGTCCTGGTCCGATGGAAAATATTCCGATATATAATACACGTAAGCATAAAGAAGAAGAAATTGCCTCTATTCATCCTAAAATAGACCATTTGGTTAAGGAAACGCAAGGTGTTATTGTTTATCAAGAACAAGTGATGCAGATTGCTCAAGTGCTTGCTGGTTATTCACTTGGAGAAGCAGATTTATTGCGTAGGGCTATGGGTAAAAAAATCCATAAGGAAATGCAAGAACAACGTACACGTTTTGTAAGTGGGGCTGTTGATGGTGGTATTGATAAGGATCAAGCTAATGTTATCTTTGATCTTTTAGCGAAATTTGCAGATTACGGTTTTAATAAGTCGCATGCTACTGCTTACGCAATTGTTTCTTATCATACAGCTTATATGAAAGCACACCATCCTGTAGAGTTTTTGGCAGCATCTATGACATATGATATGACAAATACGGATAAGCTAAATGATTTTCGACGTGAGGCATTAAGATTAGGAATTGAGGTTATTGCGCCTTGTGTGCAAACATCACACCGCATTTTTGAAGTTGGTGAGAATTGTATTTATTATTCCCTTTCTGCCGTTAAAGGAGTAGGAGATGTAGTTGTTGATCATATTGTGGCTTGTCGTGGAGACAAGCCTTTTAGGGATTTGGAAGATTTCTGTGAACGTGTTGATCCTCGTATTGTGAACAAGCGTGCTATGGAAAGTTTGATTTATGCTGGTGCTTTTGATTGTTTTAATGTTGCACGTGAAGTTCTATTGGCAAGCCTTTTAACTCTTAATGCACGTGCTCTTCGTATTCTTGATAATAATTCCAGCGGCCAAATTGATATATTTGGCATGATAGGTGGATTAAAAGAGCCTTTGATTTTATCTAAAGCTTCTCCTTGGTCTCCAGCTGAGAAACTCCATTATGAATTTCAGGCAATAGGCTTTTATTTTTCTGCTCATCCTTTGATTGAGTATCAAGATGTTCTTATTAAAAAACGTGTTCAGACTTGGAACAATTTTTCTGCTTCAGTTAAAGGAGGAGCAACCGTTGCCCGTCTTGCTGGAACTATTGTAGCAAAAAAAATTCGCAAAACAAGATCTGGTAAAAAAATGGGAGTTATTCAGTTTTCTGATATAAGTGGGCAGTATGAAGCAGTTATATTTTCTGAAGGACTTTCTGTATATGGAGATATGCTGGAGCCTGGAAAGTCTTTTATCATTACAGTTATTGCAGAGGATCGTTCTGAGGGAATTAGTTTACGTATTGAAACAATTCAATCCTTAGAAGAACAGTCACTGCAACATCATAAAATGATGCGTCTTTTCATAAAAACAACAGATATGCTTCCACAAATTGAGCAAAATTTAGATTCTAAAGGCAATGGAGAGGTAGCAATTATACTGATACAAGAGAATGGAGTTCGAGAAGTTGAGATAGCCCTTCCCAAAAAGTATAAAGTCGATTCACGCGTAGTCAATGCTATGAAAGCTCTTCCGGGTATTGTAGATGTCGAGTTGAGTTAA
- a CDS encoding FAD-binding protein, translated as MKQLKDQSPIIIGAGIAGLSSALALAHKGIASTIIEKRKQLDSIGSGIQITPNATRILARWGVLNNLIKLGIKPHFLELKDGISLKTHLHADLIDLSEKRWKSPYITIHRADLQKVLYNAIIKNPLIKYKMGEKIVSSTQSVTDNIEIKTIIIEEKTRTRRYQFYSTPLLIGCDGVWSALRQFSPFHEKASFSNFIAWRATRAFESLPLNFHSLLQNIKTITAWIGPKNHLVAYPIQSEKKINFVAITHGENPGKEWKKTGNKETLKSLFNDWNPEILQIFNHIDEWSYWPLFQMKYNRFLGLQQQVFVGDCAHAFLPFAAQGAAMAIEDAATLAEILSLNNLSLTEATTLYEKIRRPRVTAVKKRGDFNRFVYHATGPIAIARNLFMKTHTAENIMSRLDWLYTYDAMNLKKMII; from the coding sequence ATGAAACAACTGAAAGATCAATCTCCAATCATCATTGGAGCAGGTATTGCAGGATTAAGCTCTGCCTTAGCACTTGCTCATAAAGGAATTGCAAGTACTATTATTGAAAAGCGTAAACAGCTTGATAGTATTGGTTCTGGTATTCAAATTACTCCAAATGCAACACGCATTCTCGCTCGTTGGGGAGTTCTTAATAATCTCATTAAATTGGGTATTAAACCGCATTTCCTTGAATTAAAAGATGGTATATCTTTGAAAACGCATCTGCATGCTGACCTTATTGATTTATCTGAAAAACGTTGGAAATCTCCTTATATTACAATTCATCGAGCTGATTTACAAAAAGTTTTATACAATGCTATTATTAAAAATCCTCTCATCAAATACAAAATGGGAGAAAAAATTGTATCATCTACTCAATCTGTAACCGACAATATTGAAATAAAAACAATCATAATAGAAGAAAAAACTAGAACCAGACGATATCAATTTTATTCAACACCACTTCTTATTGGATGTGATGGTGTGTGGTCAGCATTACGACAGTTTTCTCCTTTTCATGAAAAAGCTAGTTTTAGCAACTTTATTGCATGGCGAGCAACGAGAGCATTTGAAAGTCTTCCTCTAAATTTTCATTCTTTATTACAAAATATAAAAACAATTACTGCTTGGATAGGACCTAAAAATCATCTTGTTGCTTATCCCATTCAGTCAGAAAAAAAAATTAATTTTGTAGCCATCACTCATGGAGAAAATCCAGGAAAAGAATGGAAAAAAACAGGAAATAAAGAAACACTCAAATCTCTTTTTAATGATTGGAATCCTGAAATTCTTCAAATCTTTAATCATATTGATGAGTGGAGCTATTGGCCACTATTTCAAATGAAATATAATCGTTTTTTAGGTCTACAACAGCAAGTATTCGTGGGTGATTGTGCACATGCATTTTTGCCCTTCGCAGCACAAGGTGCCGCTATGGCAATAGAGGATGCTGCTACATTAGCAGAAATCCTCTCTCTGAATAATCTCTCACTTACTGAAGCTACTACACTTTATGAAAAAATACGCAGACCGCGGGTTACAGCTGTAAAAAAACGTGGAGATTTTAATAGATTTGTCTATCATGCAACTGGGCCTATAGCAATTGCTCGTAATTTATTTATGAAAACCCATACAGCAGAAAATATTATGTCTCGTCTTGATTGGCTATATACTTATGATGCCATGAACCTGAAAAAAATGATAATATAA
- a CDS encoding zinc-finger domain-containing protein, translating to MTDHNIPYFQNDNGYKIIEIGVKEFMCIGATQPFDHPHIFIEIGAADEKNCPYCSTLYRYNHTLSHDQTNPTGCTYHLQNSL from the coding sequence ATGACTGATCACAATATTCCGTATTTCCAAAATGATAATGGATATAAAATAATCGAAATTGGTGTAAAAGAGTTTATGTGTATAGGTGCCACACAACCATTCGATCATCCTCATATTTTTATTGAAATAGGAGCAGCTGATGAAAAAAATTGCCCCTATTGCTCAACACTTTATCGCTATAATCATACACTATCACATGATCAAACAAATCCTACAGGCTGCACATATCATCTCCAAAATTCTTTATAA
- the rnd gene encoding ribonuclease D, translating to MKLITTTTDLEIAIAALRNSNFVTVDTEFIRETTFWPQLCLIQVASPDITTLIDPMVQDINLQSFFDLMIDKKVVKVFHAARQDIETIYHLGGVIPSPLFDTQIAGSICGFGDSISYDQIVQRCTGHHLDKSSRFTDWSCRPLSEKQLLYALADVTYLRNVYLTLKKQLEEKKRTHWMNDEMAILLAPTTYDMPENEAWKKVKGRITKKRQFAVLQKIAAWREHEARKYNTPRRHIMKDECLIEIAIQQPKDESALKHLSSINKNWNRLSNIQTLIKAIHEGLEVDLATLPALPKYTPVDDKIAVTIDLLKILLKLVANENNITPKIIATSNDLKKIANGTITQNIPAMNGWRYEIFGHKAEQMLKGEIAFYFNNGEVKIKKL from the coding sequence ATGAAACTTATTACAACCACAACAGATCTTGAAATTGCTATTGCCGCTTTGCGCAATTCTAATTTTGTAACGGTAGATACTGAATTTATCCGTGAAACAACCTTCTGGCCTCAGTTGTGCTTAATCCAAGTTGCATCACCAGATATTACGACACTTATTGATCCGATGGTGCAAGATATTAATCTACAATCATTTTTTGATCTGATGATCGATAAAAAAGTTGTCAAAGTTTTTCACGCTGCGCGCCAAGATATCGAGACTATTTACCATCTTGGCGGAGTTATTCCTTCTCCTCTCTTTGACACACAAATAGCAGGATCAATCTGTGGATTCGGTGATTCTATCTCCTATGATCAAATTGTACAACGTTGCACTGGACATCATCTTGATAAATCATCTCGTTTTACAGATTGGAGCTGTCGTCCCCTTTCTGAAAAACAGCTACTCTATGCACTCGCCGATGTTACCTATCTAAGAAACGTTTATCTCACATTAAAAAAGCAGTTAGAGGAAAAAAAGCGTACCCATTGGATGAATGATGAAATGGCAATCCTCTTAGCACCAACAACCTATGATATGCCGGAAAATGAAGCATGGAAAAAGGTGAAAGGAAGAATCACAAAAAAACGTCAATTTGCTGTATTGCAAAAAATAGCAGCTTGGCGTGAACATGAAGCACGCAAATATAATACTCCTCGTCGTCACATTATGAAAGATGAGTGTCTTATTGAAATCGCAATCCAACAACCAAAAGATGAATCTGCTCTGAAACATTTAAGTAGCATTAACAAAAACTGGAATCGTCTATCAAATATACAGACATTAATTAAAGCTATACATGAAGGCTTAGAAGTTGATCTTGCTACGCTACCAGCTCTTCCTAAGTACACTCCTGTTGATGATAAAATAGCTGTTACAATTGATCTTCTTAAAATATTATTAAAGCTTGTTGCAAATGAAAATAATATCACACCTAAAATTATCGCAACATCTAATGATTTAAAAAAAATTGCTAATGGTACTATAACACAAAATATTCCTGCTATGAATGGCTGGCGTTACGAAATTTTTGGTCATAAGGCAGAACAAATGCTAAAAGGCGAGATAGCATTTTATTTCAATAATGGAGAAGTAAAAATCAAGAAACTTTAA
- the aspS gene encoding aspartate--tRNA ligase, which produces MHRYRSHNCAALRKCDMGRQVRLSGWVHRVRDHGGILFIDLRDHFGIIQIVVDPNSPAFTIIEKVRSEWVIRVDGEVRARADEVINTTLPTGEIEIFAKEVEILSKSDELPLPVFGEPDYPEDIRLKYRFLDLRRETMHKNIMRRTEIITSIRRRMQDCAFTEFTTPILTASSPEGARDFLVPSRIHQGKFYALPQAPQQYKQLLMMSGFDRYFQIAPCFRDEDPRADRLPGEFYQLDIEMSFVEQEDIFATMEPIMRSIFEEFAGGKSVTQNFPRIPYDEAIQKYGSDKPDLRNPIIMEDVSQHFRDSSFKVFSQILASDKDAFVWAIPAKTGGSRAFCDRINAWAQGEGQPGLGYIFWRKEDENFEGAGPIAKNIGEQRTEAIRVQLGLENGDACFFAAGNPKKFASFAGAARMRIGEELNLIDRECFSFAWIVDFPFFEWNEDEKKLDFAHNPFSMPQGGKNALDSQDPLSLKAFQYDLVCNGYEIASGGIRNHSPEMMLKVFNLAGLSKEVVEKRFGGLYRAFHYGAPPHGGMAAGIDRIVMLLQGVKNLREVSLFPMNQQAFDLLMSAPSDVSTVQLSDLGIRIAPTVKNN; this is translated from the coding sequence ATGCACCGTTATCGCAGTCATAATTGCGCTGCTCTTCGTAAATGCGACATGGGAAGGCAGGTTCGTCTTTCTGGATGGGTCCATCGTGTTCGTGACCATGGTGGAATTCTTTTTATTGATTTACGAGATCATTTTGGGATCATACAAATTGTTGTTGATCCTAATTCACCAGCTTTTACAATTATAGAAAAGGTGCGTTCTGAATGGGTCATTCGTGTAGATGGGGAAGTACGTGCCCGTGCTGATGAAGTTATTAACACAACTCTCCCAACCGGTGAAATTGAAATTTTTGCTAAAGAGGTTGAAATTCTTTCAAAATCTGATGAGCTTCCTTTACCAGTTTTTGGTGAGCCTGATTATCCGGAAGATATTCGGTTGAAGTATCGTTTTCTTGATTTACGTCGAGAAACTATGCATAAAAATATAATGCGTCGTACTGAAATTATTACTTCTATAAGGCGGCGTATGCAAGATTGCGCTTTTACAGAATTTACTACACCAATTTTGACAGCTTCATCCCCAGAAGGAGCACGTGATTTTTTGGTTCCAAGCCGCATTCATCAGGGAAAATTTTATGCATTACCTCAGGCACCTCAGCAATATAAACAATTGCTAATGATGTCTGGTTTTGATCGTTATTTTCAAATAGCTCCATGTTTTAGAGATGAAGATCCACGAGCAGATCGTCTTCCAGGTGAGTTTTACCAATTGGATATTGAAATGAGCTTTGTTGAGCAGGAAGATATTTTTGCAACGATGGAGCCCATTATGCGTTCTATTTTTGAGGAGTTTGCAGGCGGAAAATCCGTGACGCAAAATTTCCCTCGTATTCCATACGATGAAGCAATTCAAAAATATGGTTCAGATAAACCCGATTTACGTAATCCAATTATTATGGAAGATGTTTCTCAACATTTTCGTGATTCTAGTTTTAAGGTTTTTTCTCAGATTTTAGCGAGCGATAAGGACGCATTTGTTTGGGCTATTCCTGCTAAAACCGGTGGTAGTCGTGCTTTTTGTGATCGTATAAATGCATGGGCTCAGGGTGAAGGGCAGCCAGGTCTTGGTTATATTTTTTGGCGTAAGGAAGATGAAAATTTTGAAGGAGCGGGTCCTATCGCTAAAAACATTGGTGAGCAAAGAACTGAAGCTATTCGAGTGCAACTTGGACTTGAAAATGGTGATGCTTGTTTTTTTGCTGCAGGGAATCCAAAGAAATTTGCATCTTTTGCTGGTGCAGCACGTATGCGGATAGGAGAGGAATTAAATCTTATTGATCGAGAATGTTTTTCTTTTGCTTGGATTGTTGATTTCCCATTTTTTGAATGGAATGAAGACGAAAAGAAACTTGATTTTGCACATAATCCTTTTTCAATGCCTCAAGGTGGGAAAAATGCTCTTGATTCCCAAGATCCTCTTTCTCTTAAAGCTTTTCAGTATGATCTTGTTTGCAATGGTTATGAAATTGCATCAGGAGGAATTCGTAATCATTCACCGGAAATGATGCTTAAGGTTTTTAATCTTGCAGGTCTTTCTAAAGAGGTTGTAGAAAAGCGCTTTGGTGGTCTCTATCGTGCATTTCATTATGGTGCTCCACCACATGGTGGTATGGCAGCTGGTATTGATCGCATTGTTATGCTTTTGCAAGGTGTAAAAAATTTGCGTGAAGTTTCTTTATTTCCAATGAATCAGCAAGCATTTGATCTTTTGATGAGTGCTCCTTCTGATGTATCTACTGTACAGTTATCTGATTTAGGAATTCGGATTGCTCCAACTGTCAAAAATAATTGA